Proteins encoded by one window of Clostridium cagae:
- a CDS encoding DUF6143 family protein encodes MYYFDKKINKEVSVPYPLYQSEKGEYFIGQTPKLIGEDQHALAALVNPIGSKVNIYVNAITVTNISTLNLSAEFHLRTTLKKGMVSDSVSCTNLGIIPKPIPEGKIKYLTTVTKPPQDGVNIFSRIVSSYSTLVIDGGQIIISPGQSLIVYLGGFLPLEFDSAIVAFGWWEETIYEYPCCHC; translated from the coding sequence ATGTACTATTTTGATAAAAAAATTAACAAGGAAGTATCAGTACCTTATCCATTATACCAATCAGAAAAGGGAGAGTACTTCATTGGTCAGACACCAAAATTAATTGGTGAAGATCAGCATGCTTTAGCTGCATTAGTAAATCCTATTGGTTCAAAAGTAAATATTTATGTGAATGCTATAACTGTAACAAATATTTCAACTCTTAATTTATCAGCTGAATTTCACCTTAGAACTACCCTAAAGAAAGGTATGGTTAGTGATTCAGTTAGCTGTACTAACTTAGGTATTATTCCAAAACCAATTCCTGAAGGAAAAATTAAATATTTAACTACAGTTACCAAACCACCTCAAGATGGTGTAAATATATTTAGTCGAATAGTTTCTTCATATTCAACTTTAGTAATTGATGGTGGACAGATAATTATTTCACCTGGACAATCTCTTATAGTTTATCTTGGAGGATTTCTGCCACTTGAATTTGATAGTGCAATAGTTGCTTTCGGATGGTGGGAAGAAACAATATACGAGTATCCATGCTGCCATTGCTAA
- a CDS encoding DUF3793 family protein, producing the protein MGEKISTFYNLLNGMEGKEYIETFISYNVALISARLKPSITLNLSKYDNKDIFYLWNMYGKDYLRKLNLGYISLRDSDKSLIVLIYDKELLEKYINKKDNLKFLNCVGYDRELSVEDALNTLKDRYEVYNCPHELGIFLGYPLEDVKDFMECSEKKCLTCGYWKVYNSENKAKTIFTLFDRVKDFTVTNIIEGNRANSLSLTLKDNFQKNHKIIFD; encoded by the coding sequence ATGGGAGAAAAAATTAGTACTTTTTATAACTTATTAAATGGTATGGAGGGAAAAGAATATATTGAAACTTTTATATCTTATAATGTTGCATTAATAAGTGCTAGATTGAAACCATCAATTACACTGAATTTAAGTAAATATGATAATAAGGATATATTTTACTTATGGAATATGTATGGAAAAGATTATTTGAGAAAATTAAACTTAGGTTATATTTCATTGAGAGATAGCGATAAGTCTTTAATAGTATTAATTTATGATAAAGAGCTATTAGAAAAATATATCAATAAGAAGGATAATTTAAAATTTCTTAATTGTGTAGGATATGATAGAGAGCTATCAGTAGAAGATGCGTTGAATACATTAAAAGATAGATATGAAGTATATAATTGTCCTCATGAATTAGGAATATTTTTAGGATATCCTTTAGAAGATGTTAAAGATTTTATGGAGTGTTCAGAGAAAAAATGTTTAACTTGTGGATATTGGAAAGTATATAATAGTGAAAATAAGGCAAAAACTATTTTCACACTATTTGATAGAGTTAAGGATTTTACTGTGACCAATATAATAGAGGGAAACAGAGCAAATAGTTTATCCCTTACATTAAAAGATAATTTTCAAAAAAACCATAAAATAATATTTGATTAA
- a CDS encoding PadR family transcriptional regulator — protein MNMLSYGPLVFWENESTSGYELTIKMNLFWYTRHSHIYPLLAKLEEDGYVEFILINQSGKPDKKVYTPTKKDSKLQRNGLKRILQILLLKMKCY, from the coding sequence ATGAACATGTTATCTTACGGTCCTTTGGTATTTTGGGAAAATGAGTCCACGTCTGGTTATGAATTAACAATAAAAATGAATTTATTTTGGTATACTAGACATAGTCACATATACCCTTTACTTGCCAAATTAGAAGAAGATGGTTATGTAGAATTTATATTAATTAATCAATCTGGTAAACCTGATAAAAAAGTTTATACCCCTACAAAAAAGGACTCGAAGCTACAAAGAAATGGCTTGAAGAGAATACTGCAGATCCTATTACTAAAGATGAAATGTTACTAA
- a CDS encoding MFS transporter, with translation MDKKEKLWTSHFILALFITIGVNLACNLLLSTISIYTKQITNVDTYAGMMTGAFTLAALFIRLLAGKLLDKVGRRKILILGVAITALSTISYLAINNIQMIILLRIFQGFGFGISSTAVATIVTDVTPKSRMLEGIGYSGVGITITTAIGPSIALALVGKSYENFRLLFITTTVVAIITILISLKLSYSENTTKTQLNEENNKDNTEEKVNERNMLVPAIILFLAAVAESTILAFTALYGIELGFSNIGLFFTINALGILASRLFINQIVSKFGTNAVLSYGLIIFSASIFGMSIVKTMPQLIIFGFLCGIMMGSLLPIINLMILDSVSENKKGMANAIYYALLDGGYGVGSIIWGEVVMNYGYRSIYAYAGVTLIIGVVIFTIYLMKSRKLVLNKI, from the coding sequence ATGGATAAAAAAGAAAAACTATGGACAAGTCATTTTATATTGGCATTATTTATTACAATAGGGGTAAACCTAGCTTGTAATTTATTATTATCAACAATATCAATTTATACAAAACAAATTACTAATGTTGATACCTATGCAGGCATGATGACAGGGGCATTTACATTAGCAGCATTATTTATTAGATTGCTTGCAGGAAAACTTTTAGACAAGGTTGGAAGAAGGAAAATATTAATATTAGGTGTAGCTATAACTGCACTGTCAACAATATCATATTTAGCTATAAATAATATACAAATGATTATATTATTAAGAATATTTCAGGGATTTGGATTCGGGATATCTTCTACTGCAGTAGCAACAATTGTTACAGATGTTACACCAAAATCAAGAATGCTTGAAGGAATAGGATATTCTGGAGTAGGAATAACTATAACTACAGCAATAGGACCATCAATTGCATTAGCTTTAGTTGGTAAGAGCTATGAAAATTTTAGATTATTATTTATTACAACAACAGTTGTAGCTATTATAACAATTTTGATATCTTTAAAATTATCATATAGTGAAAATACTACAAAAACTCAGTTAAATGAAGAGAATAATAAAGATAATACTGAAGAAAAAGTAAATGAAAGAAATATGCTTGTACCTGCAATCATATTATTTTTAGCAGCAGTTGCAGAAAGTACTATTTTAGCATTTACAGCTTTATATGGAATAGAGTTAGGCTTTAGTAATATTGGATTATTTTTCACAATAAATGCTTTAGGTATATTAGCATCAAGATTGTTTATAAATCAAATAGTAAGTAAATTCGGAACAAATGCAGTATTATCATATGGATTAATAATTTTTTCAGCATCTATATTTGGAATGTCAATAGTTAAAACAATGCCTCAATTAATAATATTTGGATTTTTATGTGGAATTATGATGGGATCATTATTACCAATAATTAATCTTATGATATTAGATTCAGTAAGTGAAAATAAAAAAGGAATGGCTAATGCTATTTATTATGCACTATTAGATGGTGGCTATGGAGTTGGTTCAATAATTTGGGGTGAAGTAGTTATGAATTATGGATATAGAAGTATTTATGCATATGCAGGAGTTACGCTAATAATAGGGGTTGTTATATTTACAATTTACTTAATGAAAAGTAGAAAATTGGTATTAAATAAGATATAA
- a CDS encoding transglycosylase SLT domain-containing protein: MKKIFITLGIIGALLIGTGVCARSVLYPLNNKDNIQKYSKEYNVKPEVIAAVIHFETDFKSTPYKEGHRVGLMNIKDTEGIKMSKEIGLNITDPKDIASDDVNIQIGTWYISHNGGDSNLDDMMGKWVLRNNDEKDEEQMVAYAKQYYGEKIEKRVKIYKILYPELKF; the protein is encoded by the coding sequence TTGAAAAAGATATTTATAACATTAGGCATAATTGGAGCATTATTAATTGGAACTGGAGTTTGTGCAAGATCTGTATTGTATCCATTAAATAATAAAGATAATATACAAAAATACTCTAAAGAATACAATGTAAAACCAGAAGTGATAGCTGCTGTAATACATTTTGAAACTGATTTTAAATCAACTCCTTATAAAGAAGGACATAGAGTTGGTTTAATGAATATAAAAGATACTGAAGGTATTAAAATGTCTAAAGAAATTGGGTTAAATATTACAGATCCTAAAGACATTGCATCAGATGATGTAAATATACAAATTGGTACATGGTATATTTCTCATAATGGTGGTGATTCAAATTTAGATGATATGATGGGAAAATGGGTTTTACGTAATAATGACGAAAAAGATGAAGAACAAATGGTTGCATATGCTAAACAATACTATGGAGAAAAAATAGAAAAAAGAGTTAAAATATATAAAATATTATATCCAGAACTTAAATTTTAA
- a CDS encoding AraC family transcriptional regulator, with the protein MDWLDSMNKAVEYIEDNITEKLDIEKVAKIALSSPFHFQRMYHVITGVTIAEYVRRRRLTLAAQDIISGEKIINVAYKYGYETPEAFTKAFRRMYGMSPSAAREPEANLKAYPKLSFHISIKGDKDMNYKIVEKESFRVVGKQTRITMVDGENFEQVPEFWNNCMKDGSYNWICSKVGKLGVLGICKDFGKDEFNYMIGVEEIKDSIPKGYVSATIPAATWAIFESSGALPDAIQDLTRRIFTEWLPSTGYEHACAPELEIYPEGDIYSSDYKCEIWIPIKK; encoded by the coding sequence ATGGATTGGCTTGATTCAATGAATAAGGCAGTTGAATATATAGAAGATAATATCACTGAAAAGCTTGATATTGAAAAGGTAGCTAAAATTGCATTATCATCCCCGTTTCACTTTCAGCGTATGTACCATGTGATAACAGGTGTAACAATAGCTGAATATGTACGGAGAAGAAGACTTACACTGGCAGCACAAGACATTATATCTGGTGAAAAAATTATTAATGTAGCTTATAAGTATGGATATGAAACACCAGAAGCATTCACAAAAGCTTTTAGAAGAATGTATGGAATGAGTCCATCAGCTGCACGTGAGCCAGAGGCAAATCTTAAGGCATATCCAAAACTATCCTTTCACATTTCAATAAAAGGAGATAAAGATATGAATTATAAAATCGTTGAGAAAGAGAGTTTTAGAGTAGTTGGTAAACAAACAAGAATAACTATGGTTGACGGAGAAAATTTTGAACAAGTACCTGAATTTTGGAACAATTGTATGAAAGATGGTTCATACAATTGGATTTGCTCAAAAGTAGGCAAGCTAGGGGTTCTAGGGATATGTAAAGATTTTGGCAAAGATGAATTTAATTATATGATAGGGGTTGAGGAAATCAAAGACTCTATTCCAAAAGGATATGTTTCAGCAACAATACCTGCTGCTACTTGGGCTATATTTGAATCATCTGGAGCGTTACCTGATGCTATACAAGATCTTACCAGAAGGATATTTACTGAATGGTTGCCATCTACGGGATATGAGCATGCTTGTGCACCAGAGCTAGAGATTTATCCTGAAGGTGATATATATTCTTCAGATTATAAATGTGAAATATGGATTCCAATTAAAAAGTAA
- a CDS encoding suppressor of fused domain protein: MKNILKKIFGGKSEGTSEDGTSVYRYNESLSDMDNVAFTPYVEEIKKHFDKVFPGRQSSTFHELISDTIHIDITIMEATEEQPFKILFTTGMSSMPMTLPDEIQEDQRELYYRSELMMFLPADWELTEQSIKNENNYWPIRLMKQMARFPHEYNTWLAYGHTVPNYETYDSYSENTGLNGVIFNMFKEEISVINTNDSNRINIYYVLPLYKEEIEYKLQNGMDALMDKLDSTDWIILNSQRENTCK, from the coding sequence ATGAAAAATATATTAAAAAAAATATTTGGTGGTAAATCAGAAGGGACTTCAGAAGATGGAACAAGTGTATATAGATATAATGAATCATTAAGTGATATGGATAATGTAGCGTTTACACCATATGTAGAAGAAATTAAAAAACATTTTGATAAAGTTTTTCCAGGAAGGCAATCGTCTACTTTTCATGAGTTGATTTCTGATACTATACATATTGATATAACAATTATGGAAGCAACTGAAGAACAGCCTTTTAAGATATTATTTACAACTGGAATGAGTAGCATGCCTATGACCCTTCCAGATGAAATACAGGAAGATCAAAGAGAATTATATTACAGGTCAGAGCTAATGATGTTTTTACCAGCAGATTGGGAGTTGACAGAGCAAAGCATAAAAAATGAGAACAATTACTGGCCTATTAGATTAATGAAACAAATGGCACGCTTTCCTCATGAATATAATACATGGCTTGCATATGGACATACTGTACCAAATTATGAAACATATGATTCATATTCAGAAAATACAGGACTAAATGGTGTTATATTTAATATGTTTAAAGAAGAAATCAGTGTAATAAATACAAACGATAGTAATAGAATTAATATATATTATGTGCTTCCTTTGTATAAGGAAGAAATTGAATATAAACTGCAAAATGGTATGGATGCACTTATGGATAAACTCGATTCCACTGATTGGATAATTCTAAATTCACAAAGAGAAAATACATGTAAATAA
- the fliB gene encoding flagellin lysine-N-methylase, translated as MKKSVKMIYPSYIEKFQCIGGKCEDNCCIGWDIDIDKETFKKYHKVKDETMKKMFQKNVHNNKYCTNEDLDYGRIKLNKVKRCPFLDDENYCLIQGKFGEDYLSSVCTQFPRVLNKVDDHYEICLDSACPEASRIILGSKEKIEFKESERNLGKYTMSGVLNTRSSEFKDTPIKYFKEIRDFSIKIVQNRNLNISSRLYVLGDFLNEIEDLESGKIKEFINKYDIETESKYYKRERMNYALQVSFFKNVVDSLDIVNETDSDKFKNYTKELLKGYNIKDNDGVIENAEEYINAFEKYTDMYIENNSYIFENYMVNFIYNNLFPFSESDFMFEGYIMLLFRYSLMRFYLVGKYIHNGKDSVEDMIEFIQVFIKAVEHDKNYRSEILEYIKENNFDNMEFAKMIL; from the coding sequence ATGAAAAAGAGTGTAAAAATGATATATCCATCATATATAGAGAAGTTTCAGTGCATTGGAGGAAAATGTGAAGATAACTGTTGCATTGGATGGGATATAGATATTGATAAAGAAACATTTAAAAAATATCATAAAGTTAAAGATGAAACCATGAAGAAGATGTTCCAAAAAAATGTTCATAACAATAAATATTGTACTAATGAAGATTTAGATTATGGAAGAATTAAATTAAACAAAGTAAAAAGATGTCCGTTTTTAGATGATGAGAATTATTGTTTGATTCAAGGAAAATTTGGTGAAGATTATCTTTCTAGTGTTTGTACTCAATTTCCTAGAGTGCTAAATAAAGTAGACGATCATTATGAAATATGCCTTGATTCAGCATGTCCAGAAGCATCAAGAATTATTCTTGGGAGTAAAGAAAAAATAGAATTCAAGGAAAGTGAGAGGAATTTAGGTAAGTATACTATGTCTGGTGTACTTAATACTAGATCATCAGAATTCAAAGATACACCTATAAAGTATTTTAAAGAAATACGAGATTTTTCAATAAAAATAGTACAAAATAGAAATTTAAATATAAGTTCTAGATTATATGTTCTTGGTGATTTTTTAAATGAGATAGAAGATCTAGAGAGTGGTAAAATAAAGGAATTTATAAATAAATATGATATAGAAACTGAATCTAAGTATTATAAAAGAGAGCGTATGAATTATGCACTTCAAGTTTCATTTTTTAAAAATGTAGTTGATTCTTTAGATATAGTAAATGAAACTGATAGTGATAAATTTAAAAACTACACTAAAGAACTTTTAAAGGGATATAATATTAAAGATAATGATGGTGTAATTGAAAATGCAGAGGAATATATAAATGCATTTGAAAAATATACAGATATGTATATAGAAAACAACAGTTACATATTTGAAAATTATATGGTGAACTTTATATATAATAATTTATTCCCTTTTTCAGAAAGTGATTTTATGTTTGAAGGGTATATTATGCTTTTATTTAGATATTCATTAATGAGGTTTTATCTAGTTGGAAAATACATACATAATGGAAAAGATTCTGTAGAAGATATGATAGAGTTTATCCAAGTATTTATAAAAGCAGTAGAGCACGATAAGAATTATAGAAGTGAGATTTTAGAGTATATCAAAGAAAATAACTTTGATAATATGGAATTTGCAAAAATGATTTTGTAA
- a CDS encoding DUF4489 domain-containing protein, protein MNLLSKANFKDDYENSNKSSDLCGQILKCGEVGQALLFQGQSIETSVPAATITIDTSKFCDQCIRFEFTSNIIGTLFQGTLNFQLYRSCNNQLPIAIGPRFSFTQPIAALFANMFTFFVCDCDPCPNECCTYSIVVSPGGSTPIIGNVGIFAARLATIIVDNSKHDDDCSPCNKLCHKENSPILKCGTPGGAISITPKTLAGTTFTVSTLTLNTSCLCDPCVKLEFASNLAYSSPRTIDSTVVSFQLFKLCDNQRNPIPVGPQLFFSVPFTTIGPIGTPGFSGTSTFSFFICDCDTCHHECCTYSLVATTATSDASVTITNARLSAIAADNNYRCC, encoded by the coding sequence ATGAATTTATTATCAAAGGCTAATTTTAAGGATGATTATGAAAATAGTAATAAGAGCAGTGACTTATGCGGACAAATACTAAAATGCGGAGAGGTTGGTCAGGCATTATTATTTCAAGGTCAGAGTATAGAAACTTCTGTACCTGCCGCTACTATCACCATAGATACTTCTAAATTTTGTGACCAGTGTATAAGATTTGAATTTACATCTAATATAATTGGAACACTTTTTCAAGGAACTTTAAACTTTCAATTATATAGATCCTGTAATAATCAACTACCAATTGCTATTGGTCCGCGATTTTCTTTTACACAACCGATAGCAGCTCTTTTTGCCAATATGTTCACATTTTTTGTATGTGATTGTGATCCATGTCCAAATGAATGCTGCACCTATAGTATTGTTGTTTCACCTGGTGGATCTACTCCTATTATCGGTAATGTTGGCATTTTCGCAGCAAGGCTAGCCACAATTATTGTAGATAATTCGAAACATGATGATGACTGTTCCCCATGTAATAAACTTTGCCATAAAGAAAACAGCCCTATCTTAAAATGCGGAACACCAGGCGGTGCAATATCAATAACTCCAAAGACCTTAGCAGGTACTACTTTTACCGTTAGTACTCTTACTTTAAATACTTCCTGCTTATGTGATCCATGTGTAAAGCTTGAATTTGCAAGTAATTTAGCTTATTCAAGCCCTAGAACTATTGATAGCACAGTTGTAAGCTTCCAGCTATTTAAACTTTGCGACAATCAACGTAACCCAATACCAGTTGGGCCACAGTTGTTTTTTTCGGTTCCGTTTACAACTATAGGACCGATTGGAACACCTGGATTTTCTGGCACTTCAACATTTTCTTTCTTTATTTGTGACTGTGACACTTGCCACCATGAATGCTGCACCTATTCATTAGTAGCAACTACAGCTACATCTGATGCTTCTGTTACTATTACCAACGCAAGACTTTCCGCAATAGCTGCAGATAATAACTATAGATGCTGTTAA
- a CDS encoding flavodoxin, with protein sequence MKIIYWSGTGNTEAMANLIAKGIEESEVKIELINISNANVDSLKDENIVVLGCPSMGDEELEGGEFLPLLENVQDDLKNKKVILFGSYGWGDGQWMRSWEEEMTASGVNVALEPLIVNYAPEGESEEQCIQYGREIAKLSN encoded by the coding sequence ATGAAAATAATTTATTGGAGTGGTACAGGTAATACAGAGGCTATGGCAAATTTAATAGCAAAAGGAATTGAAGAATCAGAAGTTAAAATTGAACTGATAAATATTTCTAATGCTAATGTAGATAGTTTAAAGGATGAAAACATAGTAGTTTTAGGATGTCCTTCTATGGGCGATGAAGAACTTGAAGGAGGAGAATTTTTACCATTATTAGAGAATGTTCAAGATGATTTAAAAAATAAAAAAGTTATATTGTTTGGATCTTATGGATGGGGTGATGGACAGTGGATGAGAAGCTGGGAAGAAGAAATGACAGCTTCAGGAGTTAATGTGGCTTTAGAACCACTAATTGTAAATTATGCACCGGAAGGTGAAAGTGAAGAACAATGTATTCAATACGGAAGAGAAATAGCTAAATTAAGTAATTAA
- a CDS encoding 3-oxoacid CoA-transferase subunit B codes for MNGKEIIARRIAKEFKEGMVANLGFGIPNMAANYLPEGMEIILQCENGALKFGATPSIGEADPDLANSGGAPITLLPGASTFEMDLSFAIIRGGHVDITALGALEVDEEGNIANWKIPGVFAPGMGGAMDLLVGAKYVIAALSHNDKKGNPKVLKKCTLPLSAKKCVNLIITDKAVMKVTDKGLVLMEVAPGVTVDEVVKITDADLLIADDVKEMEI; via the coding sequence ATGAATGGTAAAGAAATAATTGCAAGAAGAATCGCAAAAGAGTTTAAAGAAGGAATGGTTGCTAATTTAGGATTTGGTATACCTAATATGGCTGCAAACTATTTGCCAGAAGGAATGGAAATAATACTACAATGTGAAAATGGTGCATTGAAGTTTGGTGCAACTCCAAGCATAGGTGAAGCTGATCCTGACTTAGCCAATTCTGGTGGAGCTCCAATTACTTTATTGCCAGGAGCATCAACATTTGAAATGGATCTATCTTTTGCAATAATAAGAGGTGGACATGTTGATATAACTGCATTAGGCGCTTTAGAGGTCGATGAAGAAGGAAATATTGCAAATTGGAAGATACCAGGGGTTTTTGCACCAGGTATGGGTGGCGCAATGGATCTTTTAGTAGGAGCAAAATATGTAATAGCTGCTTTAAGTCATAATGATAAAAAAGGGAATCCAAAGGTGCTAAAGAAATGCACATTACCTTTATCAGCTAAAAAATGCGTTAATCTTATAATTACTGACAAAGCGGTTATGAAGGTTACAGATAAAGGATTAGTATTAATGGAAGTGGCACCAGGTGTAACTGTTGATGAAGTAGTAAAGATTACTGATGCTGATTTATTAATAGCTGATGATGTTAAGGAAATGGAAATATAA
- a CDS encoding Gfo/Idh/MocA family protein, producing the protein MKKIINLGVIGSGAIAENFLDAASNFKNLNFHTFYSRNEDTAKKFKNKYNFYKASTSLNEMSKDKELDAVYIASPNALHHDHAILFLENKKHVLCEKAFASNYVQALNIINTAKKNNVVIMEAMRLTCLPNFINVKNNLHKIGEIRRYFASYCQYSSRYDKFKEGIILNAFKKELSNGSLMDIGIYCLSPMINLFGKPQNIKCNTFFLSNGVDGQGSAILDYGDMDAVILYSKIANSNIPSEIQGEKGSIIIDKINTFQNVKLVYNDGTIENLSENQYDNDMYYEIEEFIKLINSSDVKATYSSLNTLDNTLDTISTMDSIRNKLDIVFPADNI; encoded by the coding sequence ATGAAAAAAATTATTAATTTAGGTGTAATAGGTAGTGGCGCAATAGCTGAGAATTTTTTAGATGCTGCCTCTAATTTTAAGAATTTAAACTTTCACACATTTTATTCAAGAAATGAGGATACAGCTAAAAAATTTAAAAATAAGTATAATTTTTATAAAGCATCAACTTCATTAAATGAAATGTCAAAAGACAAAGAATTAGATGCTGTGTATATAGCTTCACCAAATGCACTTCACCACGATCATGCTATACTTTTTCTTGAAAATAAAAAGCATGTTTTATGTGAGAAGGCATTTGCATCAAATTATGTTCAAGCTTTAAATATTATAAATACAGCTAAAAAAAATAATGTAGTAATAATGGAAGCTATGAGACTTACTTGTCTTCCAAACTTTATAAATGTTAAAAATAACCTTCATAAAATTGGTGAAATTAGGAGATATTTCGCAAGTTACTGCCAATATTCATCTAGATATGATAAATTTAAAGAAGGCATTATACTGAATGCTTTTAAAAAAGAATTATCTAATGGATCTCTTATGGATATAGGGATATATTGTTTATCACCCATGATAAATTTATTTGGAAAACCACAAAATATAAAATGTAATACATTTTTTTTAAGTAATGGTGTTGATGGGCAAGGAAGTGCAATACTTGATTATGGTGATATGGATGCAGTAATACTTTACTCTAAAATAGCAAACTCTAATATACCATCAGAAATACAAGGTGAAAAAGGAAGTATTATAATTGACAAAATAAATACATTCCAAAATGTAAAATTAGTGTATAATGACGGAACTATCGAAAATTTAAGTGAAAATCAATATGATAATGATATGTATTATGAAATTGAGGAATTTATTAAATTAATTAATTCTAGTGATGTCAAAGCTACTTATTCATCTCTTAATACTTTAGATAATACACTTGATACTATTAGTACTATGGATTCAATAAGAAATAAGCTGGATATAGTTTTTCCTGCAGACAATATATGA
- a CDS encoding Crp/Fnr family transcriptional regulator, translated as MNNKLKFFPSSTVNITSEFYKVFEDAGTLKKYRKNEIIYFQDDIAENFYLIKSGRVRVFLISPQGTELTIEILRKGNLFGESSYFAYGSRMTSGSAATDVELIAVSLSDLYPYLTKYPELMIQMFHLMSLSIQNLSIQVTSMAFLEADKKTAELLVRLGVYFKKNKCDNSYTIDYSHEEIAQLIGCCRVTVTKILNRFQKDGLVSLGYKEVKIIDEKKLKELVFY; from the coding sequence ATGAATAATAAACTAAAATTTTTTCCCAGTTCAACTGTAAATATAACATCTGAATTTTATAAGGTATTTGAAGATGCCGGTACACTAAAAAAATATCGTAAAAATGAAATAATATATTTCCAAGACGATATAGCTGAAAATTTCTATTTAATTAAATCAGGAAGAGTTCGAGTTTTTTTAATATCTCCTCAAGGTACAGAACTTACTATTGAAATTTTAAGGAAAGGAAATCTTTTTGGTGAATCATCTTATTTTGCCTACGGTTCTAGAATGACCTCTGGTAGTGCTGCTACAGATGTGGAATTAATCGCTGTAAGCCTAAGTGATCTTTATCCTTATCTAACAAAATATCCTGAATTAATGATTCAAATGTTCCATCTTATGTCACTATCCATTCAGAATTTATCAATTCAAGTTACTAGCATGGCTTTTTTAGAAGCCGATAAAAAAACTGCTGAATTATTAGTACGTTTAGGTGTGTATTTTAAGAAAAATAAATGTGATAATTCCTACACTATTGATTATTCGCATGAAGAGATTGCTCAATTAATTGGATGTTGTAGAGTTACTGTAACCAAAATATTAAATAGATTTCAAAAGGATGGATTAGTATCTTTAGGATATAAAGAAGTAAAAATTATAGATGAAAAAAAACTGAAAGAACTTGTTTTTTATTAA
- a CDS encoding CoA transferase subunit A produces MTKIKTIQEAVENIKDGMKIMTAGFLGIGAPLKMIDALAETNVKYLTLIQAVSAHPGQTHDVGKLVANKQIKKFIGSHIGTCPEIQEQYNAGTLEVEFIPMGTIVECIRAGGAGLGAVITPTGLGTEIEKGRDKLTIDGKEYLVFPAIKADVAIIKGYKADKLGNIVYRGTTKGTNTSMALAADLVIAEVDEIVEVGEISPDSVGTPGILVDIIVQGDSFEERTKYFEDLWTRTNKMK; encoded by the coding sequence ATGACAAAGATTAAGACAATACAAGAAGCAGTAGAAAATATTAAAGATGGAATGAAAATTATGACAGCAGGTTTTTTAGGAATAGGTGCTCCGTTAAAGATGATAGATGCATTAGCAGAGACAAATGTTAAATATCTTACACTTATTCAAGCTGTATCAGCTCATCCAGGACAAACTCATGATGTTGGTAAGCTTGTAGCAAATAAACAAATAAAAAAGTTTATAGGTTCACATATTGGAACTTGTCCTGAAATACAAGAACAATACAATGCAGGTACATTAGAAGTGGAATTTATACCTATGGGAACTATAGTAGAATGTATAAGAGCTGGGGGGGCTGGACTTGGTGCAGTTATAACTCCAACTGGTCTTGGAACTGAAATTGAAAAGGGAAGAGATAAACTTACTATAGATGGCAAAGAATATTTAGTATTTCCAGCAATAAAGGCAGATGTTGCAATAATCAAGGGATATAAAGCTGATAAACTTGGTAACATCGTATATAGAGGAACAACTAAAGGAACAAATACAAGTATGGCACTTGCAGCTGATTTAGTTATAGCTGAAGTAGATGAAATTGTAGAAGTGGGTGAAATTTCACCTGATAGTGTTGGAACACCAGGAATATTGGTAGATATAATAGTTCAAGGCGACTCTTTTGAAGAGAGAACAAAATATTTTGAAGATTTATGGACAAGAACTAATAAAATGAAATAG